The Thermoplasma acidophilum DSM 1728 genome includes a window with the following:
- a CDS encoding aspartokinase: protein MDRKLKGSVEEKTLEYLRKRPEIYMALSTGIVNLNGLAALISKENDGMNQLSIRSVLQKMIRDGLVSDYRKSTDDLLKRSKVTLQDKVSVITSRRKIDIDFLSVTFLTDSVVYIVDETRAKNIPKDALIERNVSLIHIFSPPEIVTTPGFAMNVVQRIYAANVNILQLISCSNETMIVVNRDDAISAYSALTSY, encoded by the coding sequence ATGGATAGAAAATTAAAGGGAAGCGTAGAAGAGAAGACGCTTGAATACCTTAGGAAAAGGCCGGAGATATACATGGCATTGAGCACGGGCATAGTCAATCTCAACGGCCTGGCCGCACTCATAAGCAAAGAGAACGATGGCATGAACCAGCTGTCCATACGATCCGTGCTGCAGAAAATGATCAGGGATGGCCTGGTGTCAGATTACAGGAAATCCACGGACGATCTTCTTAAGCGCAGCAAGGTAACACTTCAGGACAAGGTTTCTGTCATAACATCTAGGCGGAAGATCGATATCGATTTCCTTTCCGTAACGTTCCTGACGGATTCGGTTGTCTACATAGTTGATGAGACAAGGGCGAAGAACATTCCGAAGGATGCTTTGATAGAGAGAAACGTGAGCCTCATCCACATTTTCTCTCCTCCGGAAATAGTTACGACACCGGGCTTCGCCATGAACGTTGTCCAGAGGATATACGCCGCAAACGTGAACATACTGCAGCTGATTTCATGCTCCAACGAAACAATGATCGTGGTCAACAGGGACGATGCAATAAGTGCCTATTCTGCACTGACATCCTATTAA
- a CDS encoding precorrin-2 dehydrogenase/sirohydrochlorin ferrochelatase family protein has protein sequence MIIDLKIDRHPLVFIGRGSEFKEKIRSFSREASVIYAFSDERIDLPNAIVISQRFEDGIAKAMEVRPIITFISTEDEELDRRIAEAVSPYSRMVYVPDRVSLSDLNLCAIIQRGPIYLGISTRGKSPAMTVMIKKKIDAYIKKYSIITDYDAMAVDFISRNRQMIISSVSDRKRRRILMYKIAVNREIRRMIAERTGDPESIVRRMIEDQ, from the coding sequence ATGATAATCGATCTCAAGATCGACCGCCATCCGCTTGTCTTCATTGGCCGGGGGAGCGAATTTAAAGAGAAGATCAGGAGTTTCTCAAGGGAAGCGTCCGTCATTTACGCATTCAGCGATGAACGCATTGATCTGCCAAACGCCATCGTTATCTCACAGAGGTTTGAGGATGGAATAGCAAAGGCCATGGAGGTCAGGCCCATAATAACGTTCATCTCAACGGAGGACGAGGAACTTGACAGAAGGATAGCCGAGGCTGTTTCACCTTACTCTAGGATGGTCTACGTACCGGACAGGGTGAGCCTCAGCGATCTCAATCTCTGCGCAATCATCCAGCGCGGGCCCATATACCTTGGCATATCTACAAGAGGAAAGAGCCCGGCGATGACCGTTATGATTAAGAAGAAAATTGACGCATATATCAAAAAATACTCCATAATTACGGATTACGACGCCATGGCTGTTGATTTCATCTCCAGAAACAGGCAGATGATAATATCATCCGTTTCGGACAGGAAGCGCAGGAGAATACTCATGTATAAGATCGCGGTCAACAGGGAAATAAGGCGCATGATCGCCGAGAGAACAGGGGATCCTGAATCCATTGTCAGAAGGATGATTGAGGATCAATGA
- a CDS encoding uroporphyrinogen-III C-methyltransferase — protein sequence MKSRKYYIVGAGPGDPGLITVRAVKAIAESDLVLVDSLVPDEIIESVCAGKRVLRVGHRASGGHSGIIDRISAILDSTEFSVASHLKEGDPSVFSHLYEEIRMIMDRGIEYEVIPGVSSAIAVPEAAGIVLTGRGRSESFTVVSASDASGGFNEAEIRSALNASGSVVIMMGSRYLGRIRDLLIGIRYEWPIAIIENGTRTDQRVLVYRDAWHIGDQEIRMPAIIVVGRMIMVDGVIEKDEAGIRN from the coding sequence ATGAAATCGAGAAAATACTATATCGTCGGTGCCGGCCCGGGCGATCCAGGCCTTATCACAGTTCGTGCTGTTAAGGCCATCGCAGAATCCGATCTTGTTCTCGTAGACAGCCTGGTCCCAGACGAGATCATAGAATCCGTCTGCGCTGGCAAGCGCGTTTTACGTGTGGGCCACAGGGCATCTGGCGGCCATTCGGGAATAATCGATAGGATATCGGCGATCCTTGACAGCACGGAATTCAGCGTTGCCTCTCATCTGAAGGAGGGCGATCCTTCTGTATTTTCACACCTGTACGAGGAGATACGGATGATCATGGATCGCGGCATAGAATACGAGGTGATCCCTGGCGTCTCATCGGCCATAGCGGTTCCGGAGGCAGCCGGAATTGTACTTACCGGCCGGGGCAGATCAGAATCGTTCACCGTTGTCTCCGCGAGCGATGCTTCAGGAGGCTTCAATGAGGCTGAGATAAGGTCTGCCCTGAATGCCTCTGGATCAGTGGTCATAATGATGGGATCGAGGTATCTCGGCAGAATTCGCGATCTTCTTATCGGTATCCGTTACGAATGGCCAATTGCGATAATAGAGAATGGCACGCGTACGGATCAGAGGGTTTTGGTTTACCGTGATGCATGGCATATTGGCGATCAAGAGATCCGGATGCCGGCCATAATCGTTGTTGGCCGCATGATCATGGTTGACGGGGTGATAGAGAAGGATGAGGCTGGAATACGAAATTGA
- a CDS encoding precorrin-8X methylmutase yields the protein MRLEYEIDLEPGRVSIRSGGMAEFINSGDRKLSPEKLRIRILDLIHAEIANEMAAAGEEYSSDKIEERSLAAIDSMIDPDISGPMRHIVVKAIHAAGDFAIAPLIRYSDGFFKSMLAKLKEGCTIICDSEMVRAGIYSRPVLERNRVVCYLNDVRSKEMADVNGITRSAAGIRIAMQDHRNSVIVIGNAPTALLEAMRMIEENGWYDIPIVGIPVGFINASKAKEGLVSSHIEYISVEGHRGGSPIAASIVNGFGRFLA from the coding sequence ATGAGGCTGGAATACGAAATTGATCTGGAACCTGGCAGAGTAAGCATACGATCAGGCGGTATGGCCGAATTCATAAATTCAGGCGATCGCAAACTGTCTCCGGAGAAGCTACGGATCAGAATATTAGATCTTATACATGCGGAGATCGCCAATGAGATGGCGGCTGCCGGCGAGGAATACAGCAGCGATAAGATAGAAGAAAGAAGCCTCGCCGCAATCGATTCCATGATCGATCCAGATATCAGCGGCCCAATGCGCCATATCGTTGTTAAGGCGATCCATGCTGCAGGTGACTTCGCTATAGCTCCACTGATCAGATACAGCGACGGTTTCTTCAAATCCATGCTTGCAAAGCTCAAGGAGGGCTGCACCATAATATGCGATAGCGAGATGGTGCGTGCCGGAATATACTCCAGGCCTGTACTTGAAAGGAACAGGGTGGTTTGCTACCTTAACGATGTCAGATCTAAGGAGATGGCGGATGTTAATGGAATAACAAGATCTGCGGCTGGGATCAGGATCGCAATGCAGGATCACAGGAATTCTGTGATAGTGATCGGAAATGCGCCTACAGCCTTGTTGGAAGCCATGAGGATGATAGAGGAAAATGGCTGGTACGACATACCCATCGTCGGCATTCCCGTTGGGTTCATCAACGCGAGCAAGGCTAAGGAGGGTCTCGTTTCCAGCCACATCGAATACATATCGGTTGAGGGTCATCGCGGCGGAAGCCCCATCGCCGCATCGATAGTCAACGGTTTTGGGAGGTTTTTGGCATGA
- the cobJ gene encoding precorrin-3B C(17)-methyltransferase, translated as MIGTIYIAGIGPGDPDHMTPAAEKALSSCEVIIGFTLYISFLRDRFPNAKFESSGMTNELARARRAIELAEGGITVGLVSSGDAGIYGIAAPVLEMAERRKSEVKIEIIPGISALSSAASLLGSPLTNDFAVISMSDLLTPLDTIMKRVEAFAKADIVTVIYNPRGSRFPDNIRKAVDIFLRYRNPETAVGIVRNAYRERQSVTITTLSNLNIEDIDMLTTVIIGNSETFVYRNMMATRRGYGRKYAIDR; from the coding sequence ATGATCGGAACGATATACATCGCGGGCATAGGACCCGGCGACCCTGACCATATGACACCGGCTGCTGAAAAAGCTCTGTCGTCATGCGAAGTCATAATCGGGTTCACGCTTTACATTTCCTTCCTGAGAGACAGATTCCCAAATGCAAAGTTTGAATCGAGCGGCATGACGAATGAGCTTGCAAGGGCCAGGAGAGCCATAGAACTGGCTGAAGGTGGAATTACGGTTGGGCTGGTGTCAAGCGGCGATGCCGGCATATACGGCATAGCAGCGCCTGTCCTGGAGATGGCGGAGAGGAGGAAGTCGGAGGTGAAGATCGAAATCATACCGGGCATATCGGCTTTATCCTCCGCTGCTTCTCTGCTTGGTTCGCCCCTTACCAATGACTTTGCTGTCATAAGCATGAGCGATCTTTTGACGCCGCTTGACACGATAATGAAAAGAGTGGAGGCGTTTGCCAAGGCTGATATCGTCACCGTGATCTACAATCCGCGCGGATCCAGATTTCCAGACAATATTCGGAAGGCCGTAGACATATTCTTGAGGTACAGGAATCCGGAGACCGCAGTCGGGATAGTGAGAAATGCATACCGGGAACGACAGTCCGTGACGATAACAACACTCTCGAATCTGAATATCGAGGATATAGACATGCTCACCACGGTGATAATTGGAAATTCTGAGACATTCGTCTACAGGAACATGATGGCAACGAGGAGGGGCTACGGCCGAAAGTACGCGATAGACAGATGA
- the cbiD gene encoding cobalt-precorrin-5B (C(1))-methyltransferase CbiD, with the protein MTQSNPFQQYGITSGLAAAAAAKASVLAAMGTISDYVGVPTPIGLRIEVKVEMMKQIDARSGIAAVRKFSGDNPDTLNGALFESRAVIRDDGLINIFAGEGIGVAVSDGLPVRRGDPAINPVARMMIENAVREVSGSAGFDVYISVPGGEDLARDTMNPRVGISGGISILGTTGIEEPVSGPDYEAHIEYLLQTGRCVSTVAVMCPGNTAMRFAESYLRLHPASFILTGDRIGSAIEMAIEKGYREIVVFGLPGKLVKMAAGVMNTHSRIADARFETIAAYAALNGADRDTISKILSSNTVESAFAVLRSIGLLDSVAGAIASRIVERLRSPVWQIRRILLRHDRFRRQAIRVSPVAGHIETGE; encoded by the coding sequence ATGACGCAGTCAAATCCGTTTCAGCAGTACGGCATAACCAGCGGCCTGGCAGCAGCTGCTGCAGCAAAGGCGTCTGTCCTGGCCGCCATGGGCACGATTTCGGACTATGTTGGTGTACCGACACCAATAGGCCTAAGGATCGAGGTCAAGGTGGAGATGATGAAGCAGATCGATGCAAGATCCGGCATAGCGGCCGTGAGAAAGTTCTCCGGAGACAATCCAGATACGCTCAATGGTGCGCTCTTTGAGAGCAGGGCAGTCATCCGCGATGATGGATTGATAAACATCTTTGCTGGAGAGGGTATAGGTGTAGCGGTATCCGATGGGTTGCCGGTGAGGAGGGGCGATCCTGCGATAAATCCAGTCGCGAGGATGATGATAGAGAACGCGGTCAGGGAGGTCTCCGGATCCGCCGGCTTCGATGTATACATCTCCGTTCCGGGTGGCGAGGATCTCGCCAGAGACACGATGAACCCGAGGGTTGGCATATCAGGTGGAATATCCATACTCGGAACCACCGGAATAGAGGAGCCAGTATCTGGCCCGGATTATGAGGCGCATATCGAGTACCTGCTGCAAACGGGGAGATGTGTCAGTACCGTAGCGGTCATGTGCCCGGGCAACACCGCTATGAGATTTGCAGAATCCTATCTCAGGCTGCACCCTGCGTCATTCATCCTAACGGGCGATCGCATCGGATCGGCCATCGAGATGGCCATAGAAAAAGGATACAGGGAGATCGTGGTGTTCGGTCTGCCCGGAAAGCTCGTGAAGATGGCGGCCGGAGTGATGAATACGCACAGCCGCATTGCAGACGCCAGGTTTGAGACGATTGCAGCATACGCCGCGTTGAATGGAGCTGACAGGGATACAATATCGAAGATACTGTCATCGAACACGGTGGAAAGTGCCTTCGCCGTTCTCAGAAGCATTGGCCTACTGGATTCTGTGGCCGGCGCAATCGCCAGCCGCATCGTAGAGAGGCTTCGATCCCCTGTATGGCAGATCCGCAGAATTCTCCTGCGTCATGATAGATTCAGACGGCAGGCCATACGCGTATCACCTGTCGCAGGGCATATCGAAACTGGTGAGTGA
- the cbiT gene encoding precorrin-6Y C5,15-methyltransferase (decarboxylating) subunit CbiT translates to MEGENWVYEVRGIPDEFFQRSEGIPMTKREIRIISLSDLRIRPGMRVMDIGCGSGSMTVEISNIIGENGSVTGLDVSGEAADLTMRNCRNLCRFSNYRIVISDVYKYDSDEEFDAVFVGGGTARIHDLFERIERMVHHASRVVVNAIQIHTAYLSLEEMNTRGYSGVNITQVMVSNGMRTSEGYAMIARNPVFIISGDAP, encoded by the coding sequence ATGGAAGGAGAAAATTGGGTATATGAGGTTCGTGGCATTCCGGACGAGTTTTTCCAGCGAAGCGAAGGAATACCGATGACGAAGAGGGAGATCCGGATCATCAGCCTCTCCGATCTAAGGATCAGGCCGGGTATGCGCGTGATGGATATAGGATGCGGATCCGGTTCCATGACCGTGGAGATATCAAACATCATCGGAGAAAATGGATCGGTCACTGGCTTAGACGTCAGCGGGGAAGCGGCCGATCTCACGATGAGAAACTGCAGGAACCTATGTAGATTCAGCAATTACAGGATCGTGATCTCGGATGTTTACAAGTACGATTCGGACGAAGAATTCGATGCTGTCTTCGTCGGCGGTGGAACAGCTAGGATCCACGATCTCTTCGAGAGGATAGAAAGGATGGTTCACCACGCATCCAGGGTGGTTGTGAATGCAATACAGATCCACACTGCCTACCTATCTCTGGAGGAGATGAACACACGTGGATACTCCGGTGTTAACATAACGCAGGTGATGGTGAGCAATGGCATGCGGACGTCCGAGGGCTATGCCATGATAGCGAGAAATCCCGTGTTCATAATTTCAGGTGATGCCCCATGA
- the cobI gene encoding precorrin-2 C(20)-methyltransferase encodes MMMHVVGLGPGDPDYVTVKAIETLRNSDVIFVPGSSSDRSLSRRLISDLAARHGFPSHQDIIDLEFPMTRDRDLNQRAWRSNVSSIADAVSSGKKVSYAVLGNPTFYSTFSNILDSIRGMGIEIRFVAGVSSLDACSSVAGMNLAKGDESIAILTYTDFMKRGSLNFDTVIVIKVPSGSSAIREARHRFPEFSVSVYARRCTMADQLIMDRPGDDAGDYFSMLILRRN; translated from the coding sequence ATGATGATGCACGTTGTCGGCCTTGGACCAGGCGACCCGGATTATGTAACGGTAAAAGCGATAGAGACGCTCAGGAACAGCGATGTTATATTCGTCCCAGGTTCATCCTCGGACAGAAGCCTTTCGCGTCGTCTGATCAGCGATCTGGCTGCGAGGCATGGCTTTCCAAGCCATCAGGATATAATCGATCTTGAATTCCCGATGACGCGTGACAGGGATCTCAATCAGCGCGCCTGGAGGTCTAACGTATCTAGTATAGCGGATGCTGTGTCTTCTGGAAAGAAGGTATCGTACGCTGTGCTTGGCAACCCGACCTTCTACAGTACGTTCAGCAACATACTGGATAGCATACGGGGCATGGGCATCGAGATCAGATTCGTGGCGGGCGTCAGCTCTCTGGACGCCTGTTCATCCGTTGCGGGCATGAACCTCGCAAAGGGTGATGAAAGCATAGCCATTCTCACCTACACGGACTTCATGAAAAGAGGATCTCTCAACTTCGATACCGTGATCGTGATCAAGGTGCCATCCGGATCCTCAGCCATCAGGGAGGCCAGGCATCGCTTTCCGGAATTTTCGGTATCGGTATATGCTAGGAGATGCACGATGGCGGATCAATTGATAATGGACAGGCCGGGAGATGATGCGGGAGACTATTTTTCGATGCTGATATTGAGGAGGAATTGA